Proteins encoded within one genomic window of Prosthecobacter fusiformis:
- a CDS encoding efflux RND transporter permease subunit, which translates to MNISRFFVDRPIFATVLSIVITLLGGLSYFGLSVNQYPDVVPPTVVVTATYPGANAQVIADTVATPLEQEVNGVENMLYLSSSCTNDGRMNLTVTFKLGTDLDQAQVLVQNRVNSALPRLPEDVRRLGVQAQKRSPDLTLAVQFFSPDDSRDVIYLSNYVLLQIQNQLARLPGVAEASSLGGLDYSMRIWLDPDKIAGRNLTAGDVLKAIREQNVQVAAGQLGAMPAPDGTSFNYTLTAKGRLVTAQEFSDIVVKTNADGQVIRVGDVARIELGARDYAVKSYMDGKNAVSMRIFQLPGTNALDTADGVYAKMEELKSRFPPGVDYRINYDPTRFVRASMESVLHTLVEAIILVVLVVVVFLQNWRASLIPLLAVPVSLVGTMAVMQVFGFTLNNLSLFGLVLAIGIVVDDAIVVVENVERFIAKGHSPRQATLLAMKEVTGPVVAVALVLTAVFVPTAFLGGITGEFYRQFALTIAASTIISAFNSLTLSPALTALLLPPHGAKPDMLQRTIDFLFGWFFRLFNKFFNGLSNLFGSLVSKLVRIGIVMLLAYGGLIALSGHLFKITPTGFIPTMDMGYMLVVVQLPDGASFERTDAVVREMDVIARETPGIAHTFAISGYSSVLQANQSNVGAAFLILEPHDRRTPEQTSDALINEMKKRFSGIQAGRVIVLPPPALRGLGNAGGFKFQIQDLNNSGLAGLQNATNSLMEALRTEPGFTSMISGFRSNVPQYYLDIDRQAAKNMGISLADINETLQVYMGSAYVNDFNLFGRTYQVTAMAEPQYRVRPEDVLRLKTRNQKGEMVPLGALVKMNRIGGPDRVARYNMYTTADVNGNTLPTVSSGEMVSSVERLAKEKLPDGFAIEWTDLTYQQLLAGNTIVFVFPLCVLFVFLVLAAQYESWSLPLAVILIVPMCLLSALVGVWIRQMDNNIFTQIGLVVLVGLAAKNAILIVEFARQRQEAGMDRFAAAVEATKLRLRPILMTSFAFILGVLPLVIAKGPGAEIRQALGTAVFYGMIGVTFFGLLFTPVFFVLLSRSVKKKVVEDDHPHVAEL; encoded by the coding sequence ATGAACATCTCCCGCTTTTTCGTGGACCGTCCGATCTTCGCCACGGTTCTGAGCATTGTCATCACCCTTCTCGGCGGCCTTTCCTATTTTGGCCTGTCGGTGAACCAGTATCCAGATGTGGTGCCGCCGACGGTGGTGGTCACCGCCACGTATCCTGGGGCCAACGCTCAGGTCATCGCGGACACCGTGGCCACTCCTCTGGAGCAAGAGGTCAACGGGGTGGAAAACATGCTGTACCTGTCGTCGTCCTGCACGAACGATGGGCGCATGAACCTGACGGTGACCTTTAAACTGGGTACCGATCTCGACCAGGCCCAGGTGCTGGTGCAAAATCGAGTCAACTCGGCTTTGCCGCGCCTGCCGGAAGACGTGCGCCGACTGGGTGTTCAAGCGCAAAAGCGCTCGCCGGACCTTACTCTGGCCGTGCAGTTCTTTTCTCCTGATGACTCGCGCGACGTCATTTACCTTTCGAATTATGTGCTGCTGCAGATCCAGAACCAGCTAGCCCGTCTGCCAGGCGTGGCGGAAGCCTCCTCCCTGGGCGGCCTGGATTACTCCATGCGCATCTGGCTGGACCCGGACAAGATAGCAGGACGAAACCTGACGGCTGGCGATGTGCTCAAGGCCATCCGTGAACAAAACGTGCAGGTGGCCGCCGGTCAACTCGGCGCCATGCCGGCACCTGATGGTACCAGCTTTAACTACACCCTCACGGCGAAGGGACGTCTGGTCACCGCTCAGGAATTCAGCGACATCGTGGTCAAGACCAATGCTGACGGCCAGGTGATCCGTGTTGGCGATGTCGCCCGCATCGAGCTTGGCGCCCGTGACTATGCGGTGAAAAGCTACATGGATGGCAAAAACGCCGTCTCCATGCGCATCTTCCAGCTCCCCGGCACCAATGCCCTGGATACCGCCGACGGCGTGTATGCAAAAATGGAGGAGCTCAAAAGCCGCTTCCCGCCTGGGGTGGACTACCGCATCAACTACGACCCTACCCGCTTCGTGCGCGCCTCCATGGAGTCCGTTTTGCATACCCTGGTGGAGGCCATCATCCTGGTGGTGCTCGTGGTGGTGGTGTTCCTCCAAAACTGGCGCGCCTCTTTGATTCCGCTGCTGGCCGTACCCGTATCCCTCGTCGGCACCATGGCCGTGATGCAGGTGTTTGGATTCACGCTCAACAACCTCTCCCTCTTCGGTCTCGTGCTCGCCATCGGGATTGTGGTGGATGACGCCATTGTGGTGGTCGAAAACGTCGAGCGTTTCATTGCCAAAGGGCACTCTCCACGCCAGGCCACCTTGCTGGCCATGAAGGAAGTGACCGGACCCGTGGTCGCCGTGGCACTCGTGCTCACAGCTGTGTTCGTCCCCACCGCCTTCCTCGGCGGCATCACCGGGGAGTTCTATCGCCAGTTTGCCCTGACCATCGCGGCTTCCACGATCATTTCAGCCTTCAATTCACTCACGCTTAGCCCTGCCCTGACCGCCCTGCTCCTGCCTCCGCATGGTGCCAAGCCCGACATGCTGCAACGGACGATCGACTTTTTATTCGGCTGGTTTTTCCGGCTGTTTAACAAATTCTTCAACGGCCTCTCGAATCTCTTTGGCAGCCTCGTTTCCAAGCTGGTGCGCATCGGCATCGTCATGCTGCTTGCCTATGGCGGCCTGATCGCCCTTTCGGGACACCTGTTTAAAATTACGCCCACAGGTTTCATTCCCACCATGGACATGGGATACATGCTCGTCGTGGTACAGCTTCCTGATGGTGCATCTTTTGAGCGCACAGATGCCGTGGTACGTGAGATGGATGTCATCGCCCGTGAGACCCCGGGCATCGCCCACACCTTCGCCATCTCTGGTTATTCCTCGGTGCTCCAGGCCAACCAAAGTAACGTCGGTGCCGCCTTCCTCATCCTGGAGCCGCATGACAGACGTACGCCAGAGCAGACATCGGACGCATTGATCAATGAAATGAAAAAACGCTTCTCCGGTATCCAGGCCGGGCGTGTGATCGTGCTGCCACCTCCAGCTCTACGGGGTCTCGGAAATGCCGGTGGTTTCAAGTTTCAAATCCAGGACTTGAACAACTCCGGTCTGGCCGGCCTTCAAAACGCCACCAATTCATTGATGGAAGCCTTGCGCACTGAGCCGGGCTTCACCTCCATGATCTCCGGTTTTCGCTCCAATGTGCCGCAATACTACCTGGATATTGACCGCCAGGCCGCCAAGAACATGGGTATCTCCCTGGCCGACATCAATGAGACTCTACAGGTTTACATGGGATCGGCCTATGTGAATGACTTCAACCTCTTTGGCCGCACCTATCAGGTCACGGCCATGGCGGAGCCCCAATATCGCGTGCGCCCTGAGGACGTACTGCGCCTGAAAACGCGTAACCAAAAGGGTGAAATGGTGCCTCTGGGTGCGCTTGTGAAAATGAACCGCATCGGTGGACCTGACCGTGTCGCCCGCTACAACATGTACACCACTGCTGACGTCAACGGCAATACCCTGCCCACCGTCAGCTCTGGCGAAATGGTCAGCAGCGTCGAGCGGCTCGCCAAAGAAAAACTGCCCGATGGTTTCGCCATTGAATGGACCGATCTTACCTATCAGCAGCTTCTCGCGGGCAATACCATCGTCTTCGTTTTCCCGCTTTGCGTGCTCTTCGTCTTCCTCGTGCTGGCCGCTCAGTATGAAAGCTGGAGCCTGCCGCTGGCGGTGATTCTCATCGTCCCGATGTGTCTTCTCAGCGCCCTCGTCGGGGTGTGGATCCGGCAGATGGATAACAACATCTTCACCCAGATCGGGCTGGTGGTGCTGGTCGGCCTCGCGGCCAAAAACGCCATCCTCATTGTCGAGTTCGCTCGTCAGCGTCAAGAAGCAGGCATGGACCGCTTCGCCGCCGCTGTGGAGGCCACCAAGCTGCGCCTTCGCCCCATCCTCATGACCAGCTTCGCCTTCATCCTGGGCGTGCTGCCTCTCGTCATCGCCAAAGGCCCTGGGGCTGAAATTCGCCAAGCCCTCGGCACCGCCGTGTTCTATGGCATGATCGGGGTTACCTTCTTCGGCCTCCTCTTCACCCCGGTATTCTTCGTGTTGCTGAGCCGCAGTGTGAAAAAGAAGGTGGTCGAAGATGACCATCCCCACGTTGCAGAACTGTGA